The sequence GACGAAATTCGCGGCCTGGGAGTGTTTGCGCAGATTATGCCAGCCATTTTTTTGGCGGTGGCCGCGTTGGTGCTGAATATGCTGATGGTGCGCTTGATCGATCAGCAGCGGAATGTGGTAGGCACGCTGAAAGCGCTGGGGTATTCCAACGCGCAGGTCTTTTGGCACTTTTTGAAATTTGGGGGCGTGGTCGGCCTGAGCGGAGGTTTGCTTGGACTTCCGCTGGGCTACGGGATGGCGACGTTTGTCACGTCGGTGCTGCGGAATTTCTTCGAATTTCCGCATTTGCAAAACGTGGTGTACCCTGATTTGTACGCCACAGGGTTGGCCATCAGCTTGGGCTGTTCGCTGATCGGCTCGTGGCAAGGGACTCGCGGGGCGCTACGGCTGAGTCCGGCCGAAGCCATGCGGCCCAAACCGCCGGTGGCTGGCGGGCGAGTATGGCTGGAACACTTCACGCATTTTTGGCAGCGACTGAGTTTCGGCTGGCGAATGGTTTTGCGGAACGTCGTTCGCCACAAGGCGCGCACCGCCGTGGGAATATTTGCCGCTTGCATGGGGGCCGCGATTTTAACGACGGGCTTCATGCTCCGTTTCGGCATCGAATACATTATCGAATTTCAATTCGAAAAGGTGATGCACAGCGACGTGAATTTGGGTTTCAAAGATGAACACGGCTGGGACGCGCTGCAGGAAGTTCGCAAATTACCGGGCGTGGATTACGCCGAGCCGGAGTTGGACGTGGCGTGCGATTTCTTCCACGGCCCCAATCACCACAAAGGGACGGTGACCGGCTTGGTCCCCACAGGGCGGCTTTTGGTGCCGCACGATCAAGCGGGCCAGGTGGTGAGCATTGAACCTGTCGGATTGACGATGAGCCGCAAACTGGCCGATTTATTGCAGGTTAGCCGCGGCGACAGCGTGCTGATGCAGCCAATCAAGGGCCTGCGGCGAACGTGCGCGGTGCCCGTGGTCAACATCTCCGACAGTTACGTGGGCCTGGCGGTGTATGCGGACATCCATTATCTCAGCCGGCTCATCGGCGAGGAAATGGCGGTGACCGGCGTTGAAATTCAGACCGATCCGCGTGCGGCAAAACAAAGCGAAATGTTGAAAGACATCAAGCAGCTCCCAGCGCTGCAAAATTATTCCGCCAAGGCCGACGCCGTTCATAACCTGGTGGAAACCGCCTTGAAAACCCAGATGATCTTTATCGTCTTGTTGTCGCTTTTTGCCGGTATCATTTTTTTCTGCAGCATGTTGAATACGTCGCTGATTGCCTTGGAGGAGCGTCGGCGCGAAGTGGCTACTTTGCGCGTGGTGGGTTATACCGGTTATCAACTCGGCGGATATTTTTTGCGCGAAAGCATGTTGGTGAACGCGCTGGGCACGCTGTTGGGTTTGCCCGCCGGTTATGCTTTGACGCTGTGGCTGACTAAAGTGCGGTTTGACACCGAAATGTTCCGCTTCCCGTTGGTCACTCCACCGGCGGTGTGGATGCTGGTCATTAGCCTGGCGATTATTTTTTGCCTGGCCGCACATTTTTTTGTCCAACTGGCGATTAACCGCATGGATTGGCGCGAGGCCTTGAACGTGAAGGAGTAAACGGGGAATGAAAAAAACAACCAATGGCGTAGAGAAATATCGTTCCCCCGAAACTACCTCAGCCAGGGGTAAAGTACAATTGATGATGCAGGCAGGCGCTCCTACTTCGAATCTTAATTTCTAACTTGGACTCCGTGATGCGTACTTGGGTGATTGCCGCCGTCGCGCTGGTTGCCGTCGTTTTGGCGGCAGTCGCGATTAGTGCGCTCAACGGCGGGTTGCCTGTTGAGGCAGCCGCCGTCGTACGCGGCAAAGTTCAGGAGTTTGTCGACGAGCGCGGCAAAACGCGGCTGCCTCAAACATACAACATTACCATGCCGCAGGATGGCCGCATTTCGGCCATCGATTTGGTCGAGGGGACCCCGGTCCATCAGGGGCAAGTCGTGGCCCACATTGTCACGTCCGATTTGGATTTGGCGGTTGAAGCGGCGACGGCGGCCGTCGATCGCCTGAAAGCTTCGATCCGCGAAAACGACGACGTCAGTGTCGAGACTACCGGGTTGAAGCAATCGTTGGATTACGTCGATTCGATGAATCACATGGTGGAAGCAGCCAAAGCCCAAGTGGAATCGGGCCACGCCAAGCTCGACTACACCAACAACAATGTGGATCGGACCCGCAAGATGTACCAATCCAAAACCGCCACTCAGGACGAGTACGAACAATCTCAATTGCAACAGGTGCAGGCCGGCGTCGAATATCAACAAGATTTGCTGATGCTGCGGGCCATCGAAGCCCTGCAGGCTGCCACGTCATTATTGCCCACCGGGGTGCAACAATACATTGACCGCAAGGGACTCACGCATGACGTGTTGAAAATGCAGTTAGAAGAGGCCAGCGTGCGATTGAAGGAAATGGAACGCGACCGCAATCGTGGCGAGTTACATTCTCCTGTCGACGGAGTGGTGTTGGAGCGGGCCGTCAGCGACGAGCGTCAAGCCACTGCCGGCACGGTGCTGTTGAAAATTGGCCGGTTGGAAGATTTGGAATTGGAGGCCGACATCCTCAGCCAGGATGTGGTGAAAGTGAAGGAGGGTGATGAGGTGGAAATTTCCGGCCCGGCGATTGGCCCTACGCCTGTCCACGGGACGGTCAAACGGATTTATCCGGCGGGCTTCACCAAAGTCAGTTCCCTGGGCGTGGAGCAACAGCGCGTGAAAGTGATCATGGGGTTCAACCCGGACGATTTGGCTCGGCTGCGGAAAGAGCGTGAGTTGGGCGCCGATTACCGTATTCGGGTGCGAGTGTTCACGGCGCAAAAAGAGAATGCCTTGACGGCGCCGCGCTCGGCGCTGTTTCGAGGCGGCGACGGCAAGTGGTTGGTATTCGCGATCCGCGATGGCCGTGCCAAGCTGCAACCCATTGAAACCGGTTTGATGAACGACGAAGCGGTGGAAATT comes from Pirellulales bacterium and encodes:
- a CDS encoding ABC transporter permease yields the protein ITSLIAVGVMCFIYMRSAYNNLDQAKQEYYQQCRMADFWIDLKKAPLAELDLLAQLPGVSEIRPRIRSYATVDLENVAQPINGLVLSLPDVRRSIINDIVLTRGSYFTQQRRNEVIVNDTFARLHGLHPGQWIHLLLNNQREELFIVATAISSEFVYLMNPGSLSPDREHFGVFYVKQSYAEEVFDMDGAANQVVGVLAPQWRDRPDEVLQRAEYLLSDYGVFSTTARKDQPSNRFLSDEIRGLGVFAQIMPAIFLAVAALVLNMLMVRLIDQQRNVVGTLKALGYSNAQVFWHFLKFGGVVGLSGGLLGLPLGYGMATFVTSVLRNFFEFPHLQNVVYPDLYATGLAISLGCSLIGSWQGTRGALRLSPAEAMRPKPPVAGGRVWLEHFTHFWQRLSFGWRMVLRNVVRHKARTAVGIFAACMGAAILTTGFMLRFGIEYIIEFQFEKVMHSDVNLGFKDEHGWDALQEVRKLPGVDYAEPELDVACDFFHGPNHHKGTVTGLVPTGRLLVPHDQAGQVVSIEPVGLTMSRKLADLLQVSRGDSVLMQPIKGLRRTCAVPVVNISDSYVGLAVYADIHYLSRLIGEEMAVTGVEIQTDPRAAKQSEMLKDIKQLPALQNYSAKADAVHNLVETALKTQMIFIVLLSLFAGIIFFCSMLNTSLIALEERRREVATLRVVGYTGYQLGGYFLRESMLVNALGTLLGLPAGYALTLWLTKVRFDTEMFRFPLVTPPAVWMLVISLAIIFCLAAHFFVQLAINRMDWREALNVKE
- a CDS encoding HlyD family efflux transporter periplasmic adaptor subunit, which encodes MRTWVIAAVALVAVVLAAVAISALNGGLPVEAAAVVRGKVQEFVDERGKTRLPQTYNITMPQDGRISAIDLVEGTPVHQGQVVAHIVTSDLDLAVEAATAAVDRLKASIRENDDVSVETTGLKQSLDYVDSMNHMVEAAKAQVESGHAKLDYTNNNVDRTRKMYQSKTATQDEYEQSQLQQVQAGVEYQQDLLMLRAIEALQAATSLLPTGVQQYIDRKGLTHDVLKMQLEEASVRLKEMERDRNRGELHSPVDGVVLERAVSDERQATAGTVLLKIGRLEDLELEADILSQDVVKVKEGDEVEISGPAIGPTPVHGTVKRIYPAGFTKVSSLGVEQQRVKVIMGFNPDDLARLRKERELGADYRIRVRVFTAQKENALTAPRSALFRGGDGKWLVFAIRDGRAKLQPIETGLMNDEAVEIKSGLHENELVVLAPETGLKDGTRVKPILRDREANSQLPDGD